The following nucleotide sequence is from Nycticebus coucang isolate mNycCou1 chromosome 8, mNycCou1.pri, whole genome shotgun sequence.
aacagtcaagatgagaagctaattaaggacacaactcccttcaccatagtttcaaagaaaatgaaatacctaggaatatacctaatgaaggaggtgaaggatctctataaagaaaactatgaaatcctcagaaaggaaatagcagaggatattaacaaatggaagaacataccatgctcatggatgggaagaatcaacattgttaaaatgtctatacttcccaaagcaatctacctattcagtgccattcctatcaaaataccaacatcgtacattcaagatttggaaaaaatgattctgcattttgtatggaaccggaaaaaaccccgtatagctaaggcagttctctgtaacaaaaataaagctgggggcatcagcataccagattttagtctgtactacaaagccatagtgctcaagacagcatggttctggcacaaaaacagagacatagacacttggaatcgaattgaaaaccaagaaatgaaactaacattttacaatcacctaatctttgataaaccaaacaagaacataccttgggggaaagactccctattcaataaatggtgttgggagaactggatgtctacatgtaaaagactgaaactggacccacacctttccccactcacaaaaattgattcaagatggataaaggacttaaatttaaggcatgaaacaataaaaatcctccaagaaagcataggaaaaacactggaagatattgggctggggaaagacttcatgaagaagactgccatggcaattgcaacaacaacaaaaataaacaaatgggacttcattaaactgaaaagcttctgtacagctaaggacacaataaccaaagcaaagagacaacctacacaatgggaaaggatatttgcatattttcaatcagacaaaagcttgataactaggatctatagagaactcaaattaatccacatgaaaaaaccaacaatcccttatatcaatgggcaagagacatgaatagaactttctctaaagacgacagacgaatggctaacaaacacatgaaaaaatgttcatcatctctatatattagagaaatgcaaatcaaaacaaccctgagatatcatctaacccctgtgagaatggcccacatcacaaaatctcaaaactgcagatgctggcgtggatgtggagagaagggaacacttttacactgctggtgggactgcaaactagtacaacctttctggaaggaagtatggagaaacctcaaagcactcaagctagacctcccatttgatcctgcaatcccattactgggcatctacccagaaggaatgaaatccttttatcataaggacacttgtactagactgtttattgcagctcaatttacaatcgccaaaatgtggaaacagcctaaatgcccagcaacccaggaatggattaacaagctgtggtatatgtacaccatggaatactattcagccattaaaaaaaatggagactttacatccttcgtattaacctggatggacgtggaagacattattcttagtaaagcatcacaagaatggagaagcatgaatcctatgtactcaattttgatatgaggacaattaatgacaattatggttatgggggggaacaaaaagagggaaggaggaaggtgggtggggccttggtgtgtgtcacactttatgggggcaagacatgattgcaagagggactttacctaacaattgcaatcagtgtaacctggcttattgtaccctcaatgaatccccaacaataaaaaaaaaaaaaaaagagttaatggattgtcaaaaaaaaaaaaaaatttaggcggcgcctgtggctcaaaggagtagggtgccagccccatatgcaggaggtggcaggttcaaacctagccccggccaaaaaagaaaactgcaaagaaaaaatttaatacaaaagcttataaaataaggatataaagaaaatccTTTCGTACAGCTGAACAGGTGTCTGTGTTAAGTGTTattaaaagagtcaaaaagttttaaaacattaaagtaaACATAAACATAAAGTTTATAACGTAAAAAATGTTACAGCAAGCTAagctcaatttatttttaaagaaaaatattttttataaatttagtgtagtcTTAGAGTACAGTACTTATAACATCTGTGATAGTGTACACTGAGGTCCTAGGCCTTCTTATttactcaccactcactcactgactcacccagagcagctTCCAGTCCTGCAAGTTCCATACATGGGTAATGCCATacaggtgtaccattttttatcttttatagcatatatgtatatatatatatatatatatattttttttttttttttttttttttgagacagagtctcactttgttgcccttggtagagtgccatggcgtcatagctcagagcaacctcaaacccttgggctcaagcaatcctcttgcctcagcttcctgagtagatgagactacaggcacctgccacaatgacccactattttttagagacaagggtctcacttttgctcaggctggtcttgaactcgtgagctcaagtaatccacctgcctcagtctcccagagtgctaggattacaggcatgagacaccatgcccagccttatacCCGTTTTTTACTGTGCCTTTCCTATGTTTAAATACACAAGTATTTACCTCTATTATCACTGTCTATACTCAGTATTCAGGACAGCACCATGCTGTTCAGCTTTGTAGCCTGGAAGCAATAGGCTATTGCATATAGCCCAGCCAATACCATAGGCACAACAGGCTATACCATTCAGGTATGTGGAAGTACACTCTGTGACATTTGCACAATGATAAAATCACCTAAGGACACATTCCTCAGAACATACCTTGTTTGTTAATCCATACGTGACTATTACTTACATAGCACTTACATTATGTATTACAAgttctagagatgatttaaagtgtagAGGAGAACGTATGTAGGTTGTATGCAAATAGTATGTCACTGTAAATGAGGAACTTGACCGTtctcagattttggtatctgcagggGTCCTGTAAGCAATTTCCCAGGAACACTGAGGGACAACTCTACTTGGCTTTAATACCTTGCCTAGTGAAagattttttctcctttttcagggaattaagacatgaaattcaGGCCACATAGCAAACACAAAATACTAATCTTCTGTACTTGGTTATCTTTTTATTCAAGGGCTCAGACATACTAATCATTCTTCCTAATTGTTTGTTAGTCATTATTCCTAATAGGGGTGATGAGTCACCAGCTTCAGATGCTTGATGATTTGGTCTTTGAAGGCCAAATCAAGAGAAGTAGTAATAAAGAACTCTTCAAACCAACCATTGGATAAATCAACATTCATGCCTAGCCTCAAAGCTCTTCTGATTTTAATCAGATGGCCCAATTTTAATTGGATGGTCACTTAGCCCCTCCAACTTCCATTTCCTCATTAGTGAACTAGGGCAAATGATGGAATCTACCTTATAGGGCAGTGGGGTCGTGCACAGGAACTGTaataaagggctgcagcattaggaaggttgagaaccactgttacagGGTATCAATCATTCAttgattaacaaatatttaattccCACTTTACACCAGGCCCTATGTCTAGtaattaacaagtatttattaaatgttaatCATGTATCAGCCATTATCATTATTGACACTTTATTATTTGCATATCTACTATCAGTTTGGTAGGAAAGTATCTGAAAAATGTTTAGTCTTAAGTGGGCTTTATACTTCCCCTCTGTAGCTTAGCCATCCCCACATACATAATTATATGCCCACTGTTTACCAGTGGTATGGGTCCAATCTCAAAAATGAATACTTGATGATTGTGGTCAGCCTAAGTGCTTCATAATTATAAAGGTAAACATGCTATCTTTCAAAGTCATGGGGAAAAATTTGGGGGATTAACGTCATTTTGATTATCTGCCCCTTAACGTTTCCCCTTACTTTCTGGGGTTGGATCGCCAAATGCATCTAAAAGTGCATGGATTCCTGTTTCCACCAGAGATCCCTTCTCCTCCTATTCCCCCAGGTTCCTACACTCCAGCTCCCAGGACCCCAAATGAAACTATCAGCGGAAAGACATTTCCACAATGCTTTCGCCCCCTCTTCTGATACAGGAGTCCTCAAATTTGCTTTCAGCCTTATTCATATGGTTAAGGAATTACTATTAAATTCACACTGGCAGAAGAACTAAAGAAGGtcagagaaggaagagaatggTACTGAACAGAATATTCATTTCTGGAGCAAAATTTCTTGAGTTCAAATCCCGGCTGACAATTGTCTGATATGAAGTTGCCAAATAAAATACGGGACACCCAGTTACATTTGCATTgcagataaacaataaataaatttttagcaGAAATATGTCCCAAATCTGCATATGgaatatatttatagtataaaaCTCtctgttgtttatctgaaattcagatgtaACTGGGTGTCCTGTATTTTGGTTTGCTAAGCCTGGTAACCCTAAACCATTTACTAGTTTTGTGATCTAGAGAAAGTTACATAAACTCTCTGttttttccccatctataaaataggaatagtaAGAGCATATTCTTCATAAAATGGTTGCAGTAGTCATGTTTGCTTTTCAGCAAATAGGTCTGGTTCTCTTACTTCCAGAGAGAGAGCaggggctaggtgcagtggctcatgcctataatcctagcattctgggaggccaatgcaggtggattgcttgagctcaggatttcgaaaccagcctgagcaagagcaagaccccacctctactaaaaatagaaaaactagctggatgctgtggtgggcacctgtagtcccaaatacttgggaggctgaggcaagaggatcactcaagcccaggagtttgagctatgatgctacagcactctacccagggtaactaAGTAAGACTTtttctccaaaaagaaagaaagaaggaaggatggaaggaaggaaggaaggaaagaaaaatgacagtAAAGCACTTTCCAATCTTCCTGAAGTCAAGCCTATGACATGCTATAGCCAATGAAAAGTGAATACAAGGAATGTGTCACTTCCAGATAGAAGAGTCCCCTGTCCTACCTTCCCCTGACCCCTGAGATCCAAGGAGGACACAAGTGTGAGGAAGAAATACACATGTGTGGTTTTAAACACTGAAATTTGGAAgttgtttgttactgcagcacaACTTGGCTTATCCTGACTGAGAGTTATTAAGATTGCATGAGTTAAGGACAGTTAAGGATTCAGAACattcctggcacatagtgggcACCATCTAAGTATTTCTTAGGTTATGAAAATGTCTACAATACTTTTTTGTTACTAAAAAGGGATTGAGATAGGCCTTGCTTGCTAGCTGTATGAGTCtgcttgggctgctataacaaaacaccatagactgggtggcttaaacaaatgacctacattttctttttttttggccgaggccaggtttgaacctgccacctccagtatatggggccagcgccctactcctttgagccacaggcgctgcccatgaccttcattttctcacagttctggaggctaaaagcCTGAGATCAGGCTACCAGCTTGGCCAGGTTACGGCAAAGGCCCTTTCCTTGGTATGCAAATGGCCACTCCCTGCGCTCACCTGGTCTTTCTCCAAGTGCATATGGTGCATGTGTGGAAAAGGAGATTTCTCTCTTCCTGTTGTGATAAGGCCCCAATCCTATCGGCCCCTTATGACCCTATATAACCTTAGTTACCTCTTAAAATCCTTCtctccaaatacaatcacataAGGGATTAATCCTTTAACATATGCATTTTAGGGGGACACAATTCCATCAACAGCACCATACAAGTTTtggtaataaacatttattatacagttttttttctctAAGCCTCAGAAATCAAATCAATCCCTTTTCCATCATGTTTGATAATAAACTTTCTAAAGCAGCAGCATTTAGCTTAGGGAGTTTCTTTAATCACTATACAGAGTTTTTATGTCTAAAACACTCCTGATATGGGTCCACTCAAATTGCAGCATGGGTTATAACAGAGCAGCAAACTCGATTGCAGATGACCAGGGCTGAGCAATCTGCAGAAGCCAGCCATGTGCACAGTAATTCAGAAAGGCAGGGAAACCGGATCCAGGGGGGAAATCATAGGCAGTTAATGAGAATCAGATGCAGAGTAATTCAGACCACAGTGCACATCCTGATCTCTGGGCACAGCGAATTACATCCATAAACAGACCAGGCTTGATTTTATGCAGCACTTTCATCCTCCAAAGAATCCCAAAAGCATTCCAAAAGTATACTTTTGTTGCTGGTAGCCCAGTGATGTGGAAGGCAAACAGAAAAATGTTGTGTTCATAACTCAAGTTCAGAACTTTCGTTAGATTCCAGGCCATCTGCTTAGGCCAGTTTGGATGGGATGCCAGGTGACCCTTTACTTTTATGAAAACATACTCATAAGGAAATCCAAGTATGTACTAAAGAAGCTTTCAAATTTTGGCTATGAACCATAGTAAATAATACATAGTACATATCAGACTCACTGCATCAATATCGATGTACAtgtgcatacatatttatttttatgaataacgAAAACAAAGCATTGCAGAATATTATCTACCTTTATGGTATGTGGTGTATCCTGCACTTCATCTTAGCCAAGAGGCAGAGGATGGATGTGTTGTGCACTCTGATGTTATTGGTCCTATTtcacttttttaagaaaaagatgatCAATACCTAATAATTGACCATTGTTGATTTTACAACCCACTTCTgttgaggattttattttttttttttattttttttttttttttaaaaacgtgTTAAAGAAATGCTTTATTAATACAAATACACACTAGCTATAAAGCACTAAGAAATTCAAGTATCTATGTCATAGCAAACAGGTGGCAACTCAACATCCAAGGTCGACAGAATGCTTGAAGGAGACTGCAACGGATCAGATTCCCATGGTGGAGCGAGCATCTTCACAGGTGAAGGGGGACCCAGCTTTAACAGCTTTTCAAAATTTCTCTCCTCATCAAGAATCATGAGAGGCACTCCATTCAAGGGGAGGTCTGCAATCTGGTGCTCTTCGGGCAGGTCAAAACTCTCAAAATCTAGAGGAttgaaaggaaagaatttttctatttctggataGGTGTCATCTGCGGCAGGAACAGAGCTTTTTGCTTCAGTGGTCTTCTCAATCACCTTTTTTGCAGGGAAGTTTAGCTGTTTTTGTTTGAGGGGTCCATTAGTCTTTACTGACTTTTCTGTAGTTCTGTTGACAGTTCCCAAAGCCTTTCTGGCAGCTTTAGGTAAGGCTGACGGAGCATCAAACATTTTGCCAACAAGTGGTGTTGAAACCTGAGATCTCCCATCTAAAGCTTTGACTGAATGTCTAGACTTCAACTTCAGCCCATCTTTAGGAGCCACACGTGTGGCTGGTTCTCCATTTTCCTTATCGACAAAAATCAGAGTAGCCATTCTGGATTATTCACTTGCAATGCTCCGGTTATCCCAAGCGGCCTCTGTTGaggattttaaattttgaaatgcaTTCCACTAAAAGAGAGTGAAAGACAGAAGATCCCAACACTGTAACAGTTCAATAACACCATGACATATGGCCCTGGGACAGTCACAGTACCTTTTTGGGTCACAAATCTTCTGGGATTCTTCTACTTTTAACTTGTTGAGATTGTTATGTACACCACCTGTGTACAAATAAAGCAAAACCTGGTGAAGGCAACTTCATGTGATAAGATTATTTTGGAATTTCTATGTTGATTAAGAGCTGGGggttaggccaggcacagtagctcatgcctgtaatcctagcgttctgggagactgaggcaggtggagtgcctgagctcatgggttcaagatcagcgtgagcaagagcaagacccccatctttaaaaatagccaggcattatggcaggcacctgcagtcccagctacttgggaggctgagcccaagagtttgaggttgctgtgagctgtgacgcacagtactctacccagggtgacaaagtgagactgtctcaaaaacaaaacaaaacaaaacaaaaacaagagttGGGGTTAAAGGTAGAGAAAAAGCCCATTTTCTTCCAGCATTAAACAAGCTTTGGGTGACCTCTAAATCAGTCAGAATTTTTTAGGTTGTAAATAACAGAACCTCCTTCCATCCAAACACACACAAACGAAATTATTGGCTTAAAGTTAAATAGTCCAGGGGATCTATAGATTTCAGCAACTGGTTCCAGATGCTGAGATGACATCACAGTCCTCCACCTCTGGTTCTACTCTCCTCTCTGTTGGCATATTCTGTCTCGTCATAGACAAGATGCCGCCTTGAAGCCAGGGAATATGTTTACCAGCAGCTCTAAACTTAAACTTATCCAACCTAACAACCTATAGGCAAGAGGGAGCCCCTTTGCTGTATATTTCAGCAGAAGCTCTAGACTTCTCATTATCCCAGCTGGGGTCCCATGCCCATTTCTGAACCCATCATTGTGAACAGGGTGTTCAGTCTGGGGTCACGTGCCTACTCCTGGTGCTTAGAGATGGAGTCAGACCAAACAAACCACACAGCCTTAACAATGGTATTATTTCACAAAGGAAAAATCAAGAGGCCGTTTCTAAAAGTTAGGGGCAATACTTTTAAGTAGATGATGAAAATGATGACCCCTGGTGACCGCTAAACagatgtctttgtcttttttatgcTGTTATAAGGGAACGcctgagactggataatttatcaTTTGGCACACAGTTCTGCAGGTTCCACAAGGAGCATGGTGTCGGCACCTGCtcagcttctggtgagggctttagTGCCACATCAGAACATGGAACAGGAGGGCAAAGAGGAAAGGGACACATGTGAAGAGGGACTGAGGGCTTTATAACAAGCCACTCTGGCAGGAACTAATCCATTCCTGAGAGAGCaagaactcttctttttttttttttttggccggggttgggtttgaacccaccacctctggcatgtgggaccagcgccctactccttgagccacaggcgccgcccgagagcaAGAACTCTTCTATGGGCCCCCATGACCCCAAAACCTGCCACTAGGCCCCACTTCCCAATGCCACCATACGGGGTTCAAATTTCAATAGGAGCTTTGGTGGGGACACACTATGGCCACACCAGGCAGACCACCAACCACTCCCTGTATTCAGTCTTAAAAGTACGGAGAAGAAGCTGGAGTGTGTCATCACACTTGAAGAATGCTTTTCATAGAGAGAAATCCTGATATTTCCTCTCTCCAATCACTTGGAGAAGTTAGAAGCTGTGGCAAGGGATTCTCCTAGCTTTCTGATGGAAAGCTTAATGTGCCATGAATTTCCGGTCCTAAgcctaagaaagaaaaactctcttTGGGGCCTTTTAGAAATCATCTCTCTTAACTGTATGCCCATGAACTGTAATGTTGTAATTGCCTCCATGTTATACTCCAGGTGCCTTTGCAAAGTTTAAACCTGCAGGTCACCTTGGATCGACAACCCATGTATTGTGTATGCAACTGATTGGCTGAACTGCTGGAGTCATGAATGCTTGCTCTGTCTTGTGCTGAaaagtacacacatacacacacacctttaACAAAATTTGACAAAAAGGGAGAAAGCATATCAGAAAAACATGGCTTAGGAATTATTTTCCTGCATTTTGCTGAATACCATTTGTCTTCTGGGAAGCAACGCAAACAGAGCTGTGGCTTTCAGACTCCCCAAATATTATTGCTGTGCACTGGGGTGACTGACTTGCTGAAATgcagaaaaagacaaatagaagGTATAGTCGTGAGCTTTGTAGCCTATGCTCCTCTCCTATCAGATTAGCAGGCCCACAGTTTTAGTTTTGGTTCGTTTGCTTGCTTTATCTTGTTTTTAATTAgtttggagttttcttttctttctttttttttttttcccttaaagtgATTTCTCATAGAATGGTTTAATTCAAACTGGGAAAAGGCAACCTTGTGGTGATTCAGGCACATTTATCACCTTCAAGAAATTGACAGATTTATCTTTGATAATACTATTCTGCCTTGGTTTTTAGATATAAAATAcaagaattatttctttataggtaccACATCTGAAACAAAGAAACTAGTGCTTTTCTCACTACATTTCCTGTTCCttgtctctttcttctctcaGTCGTGAGATCTCCACTTAAATGTCAGGCCatagtttctttaaaattaaacaaacaaaaataaacaaagttatCATATAACTGAGCAATTCCATTTTTAGGTATCTACCTCATCTGTCCATGAAATGCCTTGGGCACGAATATTCATAACAACATTTTCatgatagccaaaaagtggaaaccaaccaaatatttatccattggCAAATGAGTAAACAAAGTGTGATATAGCAACACAATAAAAttgtactcagccataaaaaagaaagaaatactgacaCATGTTACAACATGGAAAAAGACACTCATGAGTCTGAATCTTTTGTGTCAGCTATGCAAAGGCAATTTATAGAGATAGAAACTAAATTAGTGGTTTTCTATGGCTGGAAGTGGGAACAGGGATTAAGGAAATGGACATGTGGGACCTTAGAAGGGTAATGAGAAATTCTAATTTGGGTAAGGGTGACAATTATACAACTcagtaaatgtaataaaaatcattgaattggggcggcgcctatggctcaaggagtatatactggggctggcaggttcaagcccagccccggccaaaactgcaaaaaaaaaaaaaaaaaaaagaaaagaaaaaaatcattgaattatacaataaacaataataataacaatgtcaGGTTTTTCTTAGGCCCAACATTAAATAAAACATCTTTGCTATAGGTATTATTTTCCCTTGGCACCCAATTTAGAAAGCctcattatattttaaagtacttCGACTTAGTCTCAGACATAGCTGGGTCCTAGTCTTAGCTGTGACATTTATTAGCATGATCTTGGAAAGTCACTTGGCCTCCCTAAGTCTGTAAGACTTTAGGgggtaagtgcatttatattaaACTACTTGCCACTAGTCTCGAAATGTTAGAGACCACGCGCTCAGGGcctattcttttatctttcttgtaCCTTGTCCAGTGACAGAGTACAGATCTCTGGGCCTTGCAGCACAGTGGATAAGGACTCTGGAACTGGCCTGCTCAGGTTTAAATCCACTCTCTCATTGTATGTGAAAGGTGTAAACGGTGTCTCCAGAGGAGGAGGCTGCAGAGGAGACGTTCAgtccaggtttattgaaaggggagagtgtgggcttggtgcctgtaactcaagctgctggggtgccagccacatgcaccggagctggcgggttcaaatccagcctggcctgccaaacaactacaaccaaaaaatagccgggcattgtggcgggggcctgtggtcccagctgcttgggaggctgaggcaggagagtcacttaagcccaagagttagaggttgctgtgagctgtaatgccacagcactctacccagggcgacagcttgaggctctgtctaaaaaaaaaggagtgggggGGAAGGGTGACCCACCTAGGCAGTGCAAAGATGGTATCTGCACCCAGAgacagttagagacccctttgaTATGGGGCCACTGGGGGTGGACAAATTCCACAGTTTGCCTGGAAAGTTAGGGTCTTTGGACCAACTTCTCAGAGGGTGAGCTCGCCAGATCCTTTTGTCCTAGGAGGAAAGGAGACCGAGTAAGaggggaaagggtttgtgtgGCTGTGGTAGGCCCCCAACAGTATGACCACGGGAAAGCTATATAACTACATTATTTGATCATTAGAAAATGCAGtgttggcggcgcctgtgtctcagtgagtagggcgccggccccatataccgagggtggtgggttcaaacccagccccggccaaactgcaaccaaaaaaaatagccgggcgttgtggtgggcgcctgtagtcccagctgctcgggaggctgaggcaagagactcccgtaagcccaagagttagaggttgctgtgagccgtgtgacgccacagcactctacccgagggcagtatagtgagactctgtctctacaaaaacaaaaaagaaaatgtagtgttTGTGAAATGTTAGGGTTCTCGTGACAGTTAGATGATATGCATGCGTGTTAATACAGGTgcagtgcttagaacagtgcctggctcatagtAAGGGCTTAGGATGTGTTCACCATTACCTGTATACCTCATATCTAGCCAGATGCAAAGTAATGTACACCGGCTTGGCTTCTACTGTCCAGAAGTGTTGTTGTCCACCCTAGACATGCATCACCACCAACACTCTGCAACAGCGAACGCTCACACCAACCTCTGAACAATTTAGTTGTTTGTGCTTCTCCCTTTAATCCTTCACCTCAGTTTCTTAGTGATGTAGATtgttttttattaacatttgctagactcttttttttttgcatttattccaAGAATGTGTTCATCAATCCATTGAATCGTTTATTGAATACGTATTAAGTGAATGCCAACTATGTACCAAATAGTGTCCTAAGTGCTGGGGGTTAAATATAGAATAAGACAAGGTTTCTGTCCTCAAGAAGTTCACAGTCAGAATCAGAAGTTCCCAAACCACACTGGGCATCACAATGACCCAGAGAAACAGTAGGATTATAGGATGGAGCATGTGTGGAGAAGGAAGGTTTTAGCCTTTTCCCCGCTTCCCCAACCACCTCTATCAATCTCATATAATGTGACttccagtttaaaaacaaatgtttaataactaatataatatgtgaataaaaacttattagaaatagaaaactttgtTATTTTCATGAATCTAAAATGTTCAGTCAATATAAAAGCACATATGCTTGCTATGCAAACAGAATTTCAAGGTAGTTTCCCTacagcagtggtcctcaaccttccttatgccgccaccctttaatacagttcctcatgttgtggtgacccccaacgacaaaattattttcat
It contains:
- the LOC128592071 gene encoding securin-like, producing MATLIFVDKENGEPATRVAPKDGLKLKSRHSVKALDGRSQVSTPLVGKMFDAPSALPKAARKALGTVNRTTEKSVKTNGPLKQKQLNFPAKKVIEKTTEAKSSVPAADDTYPEIEKFFPFNPLDFESFDLPEEHQIADLPLNGVPLMILDEERNFEKLLKLGPPSPVKMLAPPWESDPLQSPSSILSTLDVELPPVCYDIDT